The following are from one region of the Salvia hispanica cultivar TCC Black 2014 chromosome 1, UniMelb_Shisp_WGS_1.0, whole genome shotgun sequence genome:
- the LOC125220669 gene encoding uncharacterized protein LOC125220669 isoform X2, producing MNQRTGKTSFAQVKAKLTKEQGRCPTRAQLFRSCFVSSNGNSSDAVSSKIAAMAECRDQLSEHSEDVIAPNDIFAQVIGKDKPGQVRMMGQGVCPSDVWNGTPINTSDRLLSEYREKNARLEAMLGAQQRPCASQADTRPNAIASESLSLRSTTAQTYEVGKYVSFRSIFTQKIVAKGFIQSIDPNKKVGGQMLGLNWCEISVKVVIEPKEQLIRPYDNFQELSQTIGDTVAWPCSLVTPIE from the exons ATGAATCAAAGAACGGGAAAAACGTCATTTGCGCAAGTTAAGGCCAAATTG ACAAAGGAACAAGGACGATGCCCAACTCGTGCTCAACTATTTCGTTCGTGCTTTGTTTCTTCAAATGGAAACTCAAGTGACGCTGTCTCGAGTAAAATT GCAGCTATGGCAGAATGTAGGGATCAACTATCTGAACATTCTGAAGATGTAATCGCTCCAAATGATATATTTGCCCAAGTTATAGGGAAGGACAAACCTGGTCAAGTAAGAATGATGGGCCAAGGAGTGTGTCCCTCAGATGTATGGAATGGGACTCCTATAAACACATCAGACCGTTTACTAAGTGAGTACAGAGAAAAAAATGCACGACTAGAGGCAATGCTTGGAGCACAACAAAGACCTTGTGCTTCACAAGCAGACACAAGGCCAAATGCGATAGCATCCGAATCTCTTTCACTACGTTCTACGACGGCTCAAACTTATGAg GTTGGAAAATATGTTTCTTTTAGAAGTATTTTCACACAGAAAATCGTTGCTAAAGGATTTATTCAGAGCATTGATCCAAATAAAAAGGTTGGGGGACAAATGTTAGGATTGAATTGGTGTGAAATTAGTGTTAAAGTTGTGATTGAGCCGAAGGAACAATTGATTAGGCCTTACGACAACTTTCAAGAGCTTTCCCAAACAATTGGTGATACGGTTGCTTGGCCATGTTCCTTG GTGACGCCTATTGAGTAG
- the LOC125220669 gene encoding uncharacterized protein LOC125220669 isoform X3 gives MNQRTGKTSFAQVKAKLTKEQGRCPTRAQLFRSCFVSSNGNSSDAVSSKIAAMAECRDQLSEHSEDVIAPNDIFAQVIGKDKPGQVRMMGQGVCPSDVWNGTPINTSDRLLSEYREKNARLEAMLGAQQRPCASQADTRPNAIASESLSLRSTTAQTYEVTPIE, from the exons ATGAATCAAAGAACGGGAAAAACGTCATTTGCGCAAGTTAAGGCCAAATTG ACAAAGGAACAAGGACGATGCCCAACTCGTGCTCAACTATTTCGTTCGTGCTTTGTTTCTTCAAATGGAAACTCAAGTGACGCTGTCTCGAGTAAAATT GCAGCTATGGCAGAATGTAGGGATCAACTATCTGAACATTCTGAAGATGTAATCGCTCCAAATGATATATTTGCCCAAGTTATAGGGAAGGACAAACCTGGTCAAGTAAGAATGATGGGCCAAGGAGTGTGTCCCTCAGATGTATGGAATGGGACTCCTATAAACACATCAGACCGTTTACTAAGTGAGTACAGAGAAAAAAATGCACGACTAGAGGCAATGCTTGGAGCACAACAAAGACCTTGTGCTTCACAAGCAGACACAAGGCCAAATGCGATAGCATCCGAATCTCTTTCACTACGTTCTACGACGGCTCAAACTTATGAg GTGACGCCTATTGAGTAG
- the LOC125220669 gene encoding uncharacterized protein LOC125220669 isoform X1 — protein sequence MNQRTGKTSFAQVKAKLTKEQGRCPTRAQLFRSCFVSSNGNSSDAVSSKIAAMAECRDQLSEHSEDVIAPNDIFAQVIGKDKPGQVRMMGQGVCPSDVWNGTPINTSDRLLSEYREKNARLEAMLGAQQRPCASQADTRPNAIASESLSLRSTTAQTYEVGKYVSFRSIFTQKIVAKGFIQSIDPNKKVGGQMLGLNWCEISVKVVIEPKEQLIRPYDNFQELSQTIGDTVAWPCSLVFSIYYLLLLYNYQMHFSLILSIFSTYICR from the exons ATGAATCAAAGAACGGGAAAAACGTCATTTGCGCAAGTTAAGGCCAAATTG ACAAAGGAACAAGGACGATGCCCAACTCGTGCTCAACTATTTCGTTCGTGCTTTGTTTCTTCAAATGGAAACTCAAGTGACGCTGTCTCGAGTAAAATT GCAGCTATGGCAGAATGTAGGGATCAACTATCTGAACATTCTGAAGATGTAATCGCTCCAAATGATATATTTGCCCAAGTTATAGGGAAGGACAAACCTGGTCAAGTAAGAATGATGGGCCAAGGAGTGTGTCCCTCAGATGTATGGAATGGGACTCCTATAAACACATCAGACCGTTTACTAAGTGAGTACAGAGAAAAAAATGCACGACTAGAGGCAATGCTTGGAGCACAACAAAGACCTTGTGCTTCACAAGCAGACACAAGGCCAAATGCGATAGCATCCGAATCTCTTTCACTACGTTCTACGACGGCTCAAACTTATGAg GTTGGAAAATATGTTTCTTTTAGAAGTATTTTCACACAGAAAATCGTTGCTAAAGGATTTATTCAGAGCATTGATCCAAATAAAAAGGTTGGGGGACAAATGTTAGGATTGAATTGGTGTGAAATTAGTGTTAAAGTTGTGATTGAGCCGAAGGAACAATTGATTAGGCCTTACGACAACTTTCAAGAGCTTTCCCAAACAATTGGTGATACGGTTGCTTGGCCATGTTCCTTGGTATTCTCtatctattatttattgcTACTATATAATTACCAAATGcattttagtttgattctaagTATATTTTCAACTTATATATGTAGGTGA